The genomic stretch CCGCTCCGTGTCCAGCACGGCCTGCGCGGCGAACATCTTCTCCCGCAGCTCCCAGTAGTCCGGCGCGCCCTCCAGGCAGATCTGCGCGCGAGCCGCCACGCAGCGCACGCTGGGCGCGTCCGGGCCCCGGCGCGGAATCGCCGGGTTGCACGCACCATCCAGCGGGAACTGGCGAGCCTCCAGCGACATCTTCCCTTCGGGAACACGCTTCTTCAGCGCGGACAGCTCCTCCACCAGCATCTTGCAGTGGGGGCACTTGCTGTCCGTCCACTCGACAATCTTCACCGGCGCATCCACCGGCCCGTAGCGATGACGCGCGGGCGACGCGGCGGGCTGCGGCGTCTCGCTGCGGTACGCGGCCAGCGAGTCCGCGATGAACTGCTGGTGCTGCGGCGGCAGCGAGCGCAGGAACTCCTCCAGCGACGCGGGCGGAGGCGGCGGCGTCTGCGGCGTCACGCCCGGCATCGGCGTGCTCGCCACCTGCGGTACCGGCGGCAGCAGCGCGGCACCGGACGCATCCGACGCCTTGGGCGTGGCCCGGCCGGGCAGCAGCGTCGCGAGGAAGACCGCGGCCGAGACGCCCACCGTCCACTTCAGCGTGGCGCCCCACTCGCCCGCGCCGGGCAGCAGCGGCCCGGGCAGTCCCTTCCAGGCCACACCCGCGAAGGCCACCACCAGCGCATAGGTCGCCAGACAGGTGGGGCACAGCGCGCCCGACTGCGCGCTGGCCACGGCGAAGACAGCCACGGACACCAGGCCCGCGGCGGCCACCAGTCGCAGCCCGTTGGCCGCCGGACGCACCGGACGGCCCGAGCGGGCCCACGTCAGGAACAGGGCGGACAGGCCCACGGCGACCAGCCCCCACACGAGGCCCAGGGCCGCTACGGGCAGGCCCACCAGGTCATGCACGCGGCTGGCGAAGGCGGAGTTCCACACCGTCTCGCAGTTCACCGTGTCGGAGACACCACACACGGTGGAGCCGCCACCGCGCAGGGTGAGCAGCTGCATCCACTGGAAGATGGACAGGCCACTCTCCGCGAGGCCCAGGACCAGCAGCGCCAGCGCGCCACGAGTCGCCACGGGAGTGGGCGAAGGGGAAGACGTCGAGCTCATGCATGCTCCGGGGGCGGGGACATCAGAACGAGGAGGCGGGCGGCATCGGGGCCGTCGTTGGCGACGCCGTGTTCGGCGCCCGCGGGGGCGAAAATGGCGGCGCCAGGGCCGTGGACTTCCTCTTCGGCGCCCACGCGAAACCGGCAGCGTCCGTCGAGGACGACATACACCTTGTCCGACGTGGCATGGCGGTGGGGCTTCTGGGCCTGTCCCGGCTGGAGGCAGTACACGTCCAGGAAGAAACGGCCGGACTGGAAGACGTTGTGCTTCAGGAGCTTCTCCGGTGAGAAGTCCTGGAAGGACGACAGGTGCTTCACATCCATCGTGGCATTCGCTCCTTCGCCTCTATATAGCGACGGACATGGAACCGCTGTCTCTGCATTTTCTTCACGAGAAGGCGGGCGCCCGCTTCGGCGCTGTGGGCGGCCGGGAAACCGTGGCCGGGTATGGAGACTCGGAGGGAGAATACCGGGCGGCGAAGGCGTCCGTGGCCCTCCATGATGCCTCCTACCGCGAAACCCTCCGAATCACTGGAGAAGACCGGGCCTCTTACCTACACGGGATGGTCACCCAGGAGGTGAACAACCTGCCCGTGGGCACCGCGGCCTATGCCGCCATGGTTACCGTCAAGGGGGCCATGGTGGCGGATGCCCGCATCCTCAAGCGGGAGACAGACCTCCTCCTGGATTTGGAGCCCGGCACCGGCGCCAAGGTGCGGGAGTTCCTGGATAAATACCTCATTTCCGAGGACGCCGAGCTGCACGAGGCCACGGGGGAGCTGGCCCTGCTCCGGCTGCTCGGGCCCCAGACGGCAGACGTCCTGTCGGCCGCCCTGGGCAGCCCCCATGCGCCGCTGTCGCACCATGCCGCCCGCACGGCCACGCTGGCGGGCCAGGAGGTGTGGCTGCTGGGGAGCACCGCCATCGAGCCCCATGGGGTCGACGTCTGGGTGCCGCGCGCCGGCCTGGAGGGCGCCTGGCAGGCCCTGTCCGACGCGGGCGCCGCTCACGGGATGAAGCCCCTGGGCTTCGAGGCCCTGGAGCTGCTCCGCGTGGAGGCCGGTGTGCCCCGGTACGGGCAGGACATGGTGGACACCACCATTCCGCTGGAAGCCAACCTGGCGAACGCCATCTCCTACAACAAGGGTTGCTACATCGGGCAGGAGGTCATCGCCCGAGCCACCTTCCGCGGCCACATGAACCGCAAGCTGACGGGGCTGCTGCTGGGCGACGCGGACGTGGCCCCCGGCACCGAGCTGCGGCGCGGGGAGAAGAAGGTGGGCTGGCTGACCAGCGTGGTGCAGTCGCCTGTCGCGGGGCAACGGGTGGCCCTGGGCTACGTGCACCGGGATTCGCTGGAGCCGGGCACCGAGCTGACGCTGGCGGCGGGCCCCGCCACGGTGAAGGTGGCGTCCCTCCCCTTCTCCGCGTGAAACAGTCCCAGCATACTGGTGAGCCATGTTCCCTGGCTCACCGAGCACCCTGCTTCGTCCCGCGCTGCTGCTCGCGGCGCTGTCCCTCTTCCTGACGGGCTGCTTCAACGTCGAGCAGGACCTCTGGATTGAGCCAGGAGGTTCGGCGCGCCTCGTCGTGGACATGGGGATGCCCAAGTCACTGACGGCCATGGGGCTGCTGGGCGGCGCGACGGACGCCAGGGAGGCGCTGCTCGCGAAGGCGCGCGAGGCGGAACAGGCGCTGCGCCAGGACCCGGAAGTCTCCCAGGTGATGCTCCGGGACTACGAGAAGGACGGACAGGTCCATCTCGTCTACGACGTGACGGTGAAGGACGTCACCCGGCTCCCGGAGCTCTACCGCCGCGCCGCCGAACAGCACGCCCAGGGCCAACCGTCGTCTCCGAAGGATGCGTGGGACTTCCGCATCGAGCGCCAGGGCGGGGACTACGTCTACACCCAGCGCTTCAACCCGGAGAAGGCCTTCGCCACGCCGGTCGGAATCGGTGACGAGGCCGCGGAGCAGGCCGCCCAGGAGCTCGCGAAGGGCATGGTGAAGGCTATGCTCGTCAACAACCGCCTCACCCTCCGCATCCACGGCCCTGGCATCGGCGAGACAAACGGCACGGTGAACGAGCAGAAGGACACCGTGGAGTGGAAGCTCAACCTCGCGGAGCTGATGGACGCCCCCGCCGAGGGCCGCGAGTTCCGGGCCGTCATCCGCGGCGGCGAGCCGCTCTGGCTGTGGCCGCTGGTGCTGGGCGTCCCCCTGGTGGTGCTGCTGCTGACGGTCGCCGCCGCCCGGAAGCGGCGGGGCGTCGCCGCCCGATAACACGTCCCCCTGGCACGGTTGTCATGGTGGCCCTGCCATCGCTGTCCCCAGCTTCAATTATTCCGAGGACTTCGCGCTGGAACGGACCTTGCTGAAGCAAGCGTCCGAGCATGCAACCCACGTCTTCGCTGACATGGCTGTCCTTCATCACCGGCATGACGGTCATGGCATCGGAGATGGCGGCGTCACGACTGATGGCGCCCTACTTCGGCGGCAGCACGCCCGTCTGGGCCACGCTCATCTCCCTGGTCCTGGGCGGGCTCGCGCTGGGCGCGCATCTGGGAGGCCGCGCGGCTGACCGCTCGGGCCGCCTGACGCCGCTGCTGAACGCGCTCTGCCTCTGTGCGCTCGCCCTGGCCCTGCTGCCCTTCCTCGCGCGGACGCTGCTGCCCGGCGCCACGGCCGCGGTGCTGGGGGGACGCCCCGTGGAGGGGCTGGGCCGCGTGGCCTTGCTACTGGTGGTAGCGATGCCGCCCCTGCTGGTGCTTGGCGCGGTGGGCCCCTACGTGCTGCGCGTGGGGCTACCGGGGGTGGCGTCAGCCGGCGCGCACGCTGGACGCCTGTCGTCGGCGTCCACGGTGGGCAGCATCACCGGAACGCTGCTGGCGGCCTTCGTCGTGCTGCCCCTGCTGGGCACCGCGCGCACCATGGCGCTCTTCGCGGCGGTGCTGGGGCTCACTGCCTCCTGGCACCTGGGATGGCGGTGGCGGCTGCCCGCGGTGGGCGTGCCCATGGTGGCACTGGCCCTGGGCGTCCACGCCCTGCCCCGCAGCCCCAAGGCCGTGGACGTGGCCGAGTCACCCTATGCCTTCATCCAGGTGGTGAAGGACGAACACGGCACCCGCTCGCTCGTCTTCGATGAGGGCTACGCGGTGCAGAGCGTCCACCGGCCTGGCCTGCCTGTGCGCGGAGAAGTCTTCGGGCACTACCTGCTGGTCCCCGCCATGGCCCAGGCAGCGCCACGAGCGCCCCGGGTGCTGGTCCTGGGCCTGGGCGCGGGCACGAGCGCCAGGGGCCTGCGGGAGACGTACCCCGGCGTGGAGGTGGTGGGCGTGGAGCTGGACGCGGAGGTGGTGCGGCTGGGCCGTGCGCACTTCGACCTGCCCTCCGAGGTGGAAGTTCACGTCGGAGACGCGCGCGCCTTCCTCGCGAGCGATACCCGCCAGTACGACGTCATCCTGGTCGACGCGTTCCGCTTCCCCTACGTCCCCTTCCATCTGACGACGCGCGAGTTCGCCGCCGCCGTGGCCGCGCGCCTGAAGCCCGGTGGCGTGGCCTGCTTCAACGTGGGGCGCTACGCGCAGGAGCGCGCGGTGGTGGAGGCCGTGGGAGCCACGCTGGCCACCGTCTTCCCGGAGGTCCGGGCCGCCGACGCGCGCAACCACAGCAACACGCTGCTCTTCGCCGGGGCCCCCGGGCTCGCGGATCGGCTCGCGGCTCGCACAGCGTCACTTCCCGCATCGCTGCGCCCGCTGGCGGAGCGCGTGGCCGGAGAGCTGAAGCCGGTGCCCGAGGGCGAGCCGCTGACGGACGACAAGGCCCCGGTGGAGTGGCTCACGGACGCCATCCTCCTGCGGGCCCTCTCGAGTGGGGAGAAGCTCCAATGAAGCGCCTTCCCTCCATGCCGGAGTTCCTCGCGCCGCTGCCCCTGTTCGCGGTGGTGCTGATGGCGGTGAATGACCGCTGGCTCAAGCCCACCTTTCACAACGCCCTCACCGGCAAGCTGTCCGACGTCGCCATCTGCTTCTTCCTGCCGCTCTACGTGTCCGCGCTGCTGGCGCTGGTGACGCGCTGGCCCAGGGCGCGCAGGGTGGCCGTGGGCGCGGGCTTCACCGCGTGCCTCTACACCGCGCTCAAGGTCTCCCAGCCCGCGGCGGACCTCTTCTGTGAGCTGCTGCGCCCCCTGGGCGTGCCGCTCGGCATCCGGAGCTTCCGGGCCTGGGCCGACCCCACCGACCTCGTCACGTTGCCGCTTGTCTGGGCGGCGGTGCGCTACAGCCGCGCCGCCGCCCGCGAACCGTCGTCCCTCCCCGCCTCACCCTCCACTGGAGTCAGCGCGTGAAAGTCATCCTGATGAACCTCGCGGCCACGGCCGCGCTCGCCACCACGGCGGTGCTGCTCGTCGCGGACTCGGGAGAAAAGGGCTGCCACCAGCCCGCCCAGAGCGTCACCTTCGACGTGGGCCACAACACGTGCGGAGCGCCGGGCATCCTCCGGGTGAGCACCCCCCAAGACACCTGCCGCCTCGACGTGGAGGTGGAGGAACGAACGGGCCTGCCCATGACGGGGGACGTCTACGACGGCACCGTGGACCTCCGCCAGGGCGACAACTGGTACCTGGCGGACATGAACGTCGCCATCATCGTGGACACGGATGGTGGGACTCTGCCCGGCGACGCGGGCAGCGGAACAGCGGTCGAGGTCAACCGCGCGTGCGAAGTCCTGCGCGAAGGTGAGGTCCTCCGGCTGAAGTGCACCGCTCGCAAGGCGGACCTCGCCAACGAGCAGGTGCGCGCCTGCGAGGCCGTGCTCACCCCGCGCTGAGGCCCCCGGCGGCCAGTACCCCCACGCAGCCGCCGCCCATCACCAACCACGCGGAATTGACGCGATAGCGGATGAGCAGCACGGCGGCCACGGCCGCCAGTGCCACGGGCAACGGACTCACCAGCACGGCCCGCCCCAGCTGCCACGTCACCACCGCCATCAGCGCGAGCGACGCCACGTTGACGCCGTCCAGGAAGGCGCCGGCCACCCACGAGCGGCGCAGCCGCGGCACCAGCGGTCCACTTAGCGCCACGAAGACGAAGGCGGGCAGGAAGATGCCTGCCGTGGCCACCACCGCGCCCGAGGGGCCGCCCATCACGTAGCCGATGAAGGTGGCCGTGGTGAACACGGGCCCCGGCGTCACCTGCCCCACCGCCACCGCGTCCAGCAGCTGGGCTTCGGTCAGCCAACCGTAGCGCTCCACCAGCCCGGTGCGAAGGAAGGCCAGCAGCACGTAGCCGCTGCCGTACAGCACAGAGCCCACCTTGACGAAGAAGAGGAAGAGGCCGTGCAGGGTGAAGGGGGCGGCGGCCGTGGCGGTGGTGGCACCCAAGGACAGCAACGGCCACAGCGGCGCCACCCCCGCCCGAGGAGCGCCTGGCCGTTGTCGTTCCATGCCGCGCCACGCGAGCACGGCGAGCCCCGACAAGAGCAGCAGGAGCAGCTCATTGACGCCCATGAAAGCCGCCGCCACGGCAGCCGCTCCCACACAGGCGACCAGCGGTGTCCGCACGACGGCGCGTAGCAGCCCCCAGAGCGCCTGGGCCACCACGGCGATGATGACGGCCTTCACGCCATGCAACACGGCGTCCACCTTCGGCAGCGTGCCGAATCGCGTGTACGCCCAGGCGATGGCCGCGACCATGAAGAAGGCGGGGAGGATGAAGCACGCGCCCGCCACCAGCAGGCCGGGCCAGCCCGCGCGCCGATGGCCGATGTGGATGGCCAGCTCCGTGGAGTTGGGCCCCGGAATCAGGTTCGTGGCGCCGAGCAGGTCCACGAACTCCTCGCGCGACAGCCAGCCGCGGCGGCGCACCACCTCGTCCTCCATCATCGCGATGTGAGCCGCCGGGCCGCCGAAGGCGAACGTCCCCAGCCGGAGGAACAACACGGCCAGTTCCCGCAGCGACGTGGCGCGGTCCACCGGCGAAGCGGGAGACGACGGAAGGCCACCCTGCGGGGACAAGGAGGGACTCATGGGAATCGAGTGTCCCGCGGCGCGCTGTACGGCGGCCGCGCCCAAGACAGGCGCGGCCGCCACACCGGACTCAGGCGGGAACCGCGTCCGGCTGCCGGTCGGCCTGGGCGGCCTGGAAGGCGGGCAGCGCCTGGCACTCGGCTTCAATGCGCAGCAGCGTGGGGTACGGCGACAGGTCCACGCCGAAGCGGCGCGCGCCGTAGAGCTGCGGCACCAGGCACACGTCCGCGAGCGACACCGCATCCCCGACGCAGAAGCGCCCCACCGTGGACTGCACCGCCGCCTCCAGCGCCTCCAGGCCCCGCGTGTTCCAGTAGGCCGACCACGCCTTGTCGTCCGCGTCCAGCGCCTGCTTGACGTGCTGCATCACGGACAGGTTCTGCAGGGGCTGGATACCGGAGTTCACCATCTCCGCCAGCATCCGGGACTTCGCCCGGAGGAACGCGTCAGCGGGCAGCAGCGCGGGCGCCGGGAAGCGCTCGTCCAGGTACTCCAGCACCGGCAGCGACTGGGACAGCCGGCGCACCGAGCCATCCGCCTCCGTCCACTCCAGCGTGGGCAGCGTGCGCATGGGATTGACCGCCCGGTACGCGGCGCTGTTCTGCTCGCCGCCGTCCTTCACCAGGTGCACCGGCACGTAGTCGAACTTCAGCCCCTTCAGGTGCAGGCCGATACGCACCCGCCAAGACGCGGACGAGCGCCAGTAGCTGTAGAGCCGAAGGCCCGTCATGGCACCTTCACCACCTTCTGGGAGATGCGGCCGAACACGCTGCGGCCTTCGGCATCCGTCATCTCGATGTCGATGGTGTCGCCCGGCTTCATGAAGGGCGTCTTGGGCGCGCCCTGCTCAATCGTCTCAATCATCCGGCGCTCGGCGAGGCAGGAGATGCCACGCTCGCGGTCCGCGTTGGACACGGTGCCGCTGCCCAGGATGGTGCCCGCCGTGTAGCTGCGCGTCTTGCACAGGTGCTGGATGAGGTCGAAGAAGGAGAAGTGCATCTCCGGACCCGCGTCCGTGTCGCCCACCTGCTGCCCGTTGAGCACCGAGCGCAGCCGCAGGTGGATGCGCCCGTCGTGCCAGGCCGCGCCCAGCTCGTCCGGCGTCACCGCGAAGGGGCTGAAGGCCGTGGCCGGCTTGCTCTGGAAGAAGCCGAAGCCCTTGGCCAGCTCGTTGGGGATGAGGTTGCGCAGGGACACGTCGTTGGCCAGCATCAGCAGCTTGACGTGCGGCGCCGCGTTCTCCGCCTTCGTGCCCTGGGGCGTGTCGCCCAGGATGGCGCAGACCTCACCTTCGAAATCCAGGCCCCAGGCCTCGTCGGCCAGGGGGATGTCGGCGGTGGGCGCCAGGAAGTCCCCGGAGCCGCCCTGGTACACCAGCGGATCCGTCTTCAACGTCTCCGGGGGCTCGGCGCCGCGCGCCTTGCGCACCAGGATGACGTGGTTGAGGTACGCGCTGCCGTCCACCCATTCGTAGGCGCGCGGCAGGGGCGCGTGCAGGGCGCTGACATCCAGCGGGCGGCTCTGCACCGTGCCCGCCTCCAGTTGGGCGTCCAGCGCACGCAGTTGTGGTTCCTTCGTCTCCCAGTCGTCCAGCGCGGCCTGCAGCGTGAGCGCCACGTTGGTGGCCAGCGCATAGGCCGTGTTGTCCCGCTTGACGACGATGAGGCGGCCGTCACGGGTTCCGTCCTTGAGCGTCGCGAGCTTCAATGCCGGGCTCCCCGGCGGCCTCTGAGGAAAATAGCCGGGCCGCCTCGTGTGTCCGGGCTTTTCCGACGGGGATTCCGGGGTGTCAAGCAAGACGGACACGCGCCCCCGGAGAAAAGCGAACGGCCGACACGTCGCGAAAAAAGAGCGCACGGGCGGAACCGGCCGCCCGTGCGCTCCTGGGTGCTTCAGTCACTCACGCCCGGAGCGGATTCACGACCTCGGGGCAGTGCCAGTACGTGTACTCGCAGGCCTCCTGCTCGGCATCGCAGGGCACCTGGATGATGGTGATGGCCTCGCACGGATGGCGTGGAGCCTTGCCCTGGCCTCCACCCCTCGTGCGGCCTTCGTCGGGGACCGCTCCCTGGGTCTCCAGCGCGTCCTTCGCGTCTGGAGGTGGCGTCACTCCCGCCGGATGGACGGGAGCGGATGCGCCCTTCGCCGGGCCTCCCCGGCCCTTTCGAGAAGTCCCGCGCGAGTCCTGACGCGACTCCTGCGTGGACGCCACCGGCGGCGCCGACACCACCGGCAGCAGGCCCGGGGCGGCGCCCAGCACCGCGCCCAGGACGTACAACTTCGTGTTCATGAAACCCCCTTGCCGGCTGCAGCCGCCGTCGCGCCCCTTCGGCGCGCCGGTACCGGAGCAGCGGCAGGGACGTCAGTACCAGGCGGGTCTGACATTCCCTGCCCTTCCGGACAGGGCCGGGAAGGTGCCGCCAGGGCGCGCCATCCGTCCCCCCGCTCTAGACGTGTCACCGGCTGCGGCTAGGATGGCGCGCCCGCCCGGAGCCCGTCACCGTCATGCCATTCCAGATCACCGTTCACTCGCAGGACCGCATCCTCGAGGTTGTCTATCCCCCGCAAGTCACGACCGCGGACCTGGCCGAGTACCTGGCCGACGTGAAGAAGGCCATCAACGACCTGGCCGGTGAGTGGTCCGCCCTGGTGGACCAGTCCCAGCTCCGGGTGATGCCCAGCGACGTGGTGACGGCCATGGCCAGCCTCAACGCCTTCGCCCAGCTCCACGGCATGAAGC from Myxococcus xanthus encodes the following:
- a CDS encoding thioredoxin domain-containing protein; this translates as MSSTSSPSPTPVATRGALALLVLGLAESGLSIFQWMQLLTLRGGGSTVCGVSDTVNCETVWNSAFASRVHDLVGLPVAALGLVWGLVAVGLSALFLTWARSGRPVRPAANGLRLVAAAGLVSVAVFAVASAQSGALCPTCLATYALVVAFAGVAWKGLPGPLLPGAGEWGATLKWTVGVSAAVFLATLLPGRATPKASDASGAALLPPVPQVASTPMPGVTPQTPPPPPASLEEFLRSLPPQHQQFIADSLAAYRSETPQPAASPARHRYGPVDAPVKIVEWTDSKCPHCKMLVEELSALKKRVPEGKMSLEARQFPLDGACNPAIPRRGPDAPSVRCVAARAQICLEGAPDYWELREKMFAAQAVLDTERAVEIASSGSVPRSQLEVCMNSPATATKIQEDSRYAMLHHIQGTPLVLVNGRQVMPSAPFIYALVMADGNPSAPGFDVLPPPRPRPAGGHDDHAGHNH
- a CDS encoding cupin domain-containing protein, whose amino-acid sequence is MDVKHLSSFQDFSPEKLLKHNVFQSGRFFLDVYCLQPGQAQKPHRHATSDKVYVVLDGRCRFRVGAEEEVHGPGAAIFAPAGAEHGVANDGPDAARLLVLMSPPPEHA
- a CDS encoding YgfZ/GcvT domain-containing protein, producing MEPLSLHFLHEKAGARFGAVGGRETVAGYGDSEGEYRAAKASVALHDASYRETLRITGEDRASYLHGMVTQEVNNLPVGTAAYAAMVTVKGAMVADARILKRETDLLLDLEPGTGAKVREFLDKYLISEDAELHEATGELALLRLLGPQTADVLSAALGSPHAPLSHHAARTATLAGQEVWLLGSTAIEPHGVDVWVPRAGLEGAWQALSDAGAAHGMKPLGFEALELLRVEAGVPRYGQDMVDTTIPLEANLANAISYNKGCYIGQEVIARATFRGHMNRKLTGLLLGDADVAPGTELRRGEKKVGWLTSVVQSPVAGQRVALGYVHRDSLEPGTELTLAAGPATVKVASLPFSA
- a CDS encoding spermidine synthase, with the protein product MQPTSSLTWLSFITGMTVMASEMAASRLMAPYFGGSTPVWATLISLVLGGLALGAHLGGRAADRSGRLTPLLNALCLCALALALLPFLARTLLPGATAAVLGGRPVEGLGRVALLLVVAMPPLLVLGAVGPYVLRVGLPGVASAGAHAGRLSSASTVGSITGTLLAAFVVLPLLGTARTMALFAAVLGLTASWHLGWRWRLPAVGVPMVALALGVHALPRSPKAVDVAESPYAFIQVVKDEHGTRSLVFDEGYAVQSVHRPGLPVRGEVFGHYLLVPAMAQAAPRAPRVLVLGLGAGTSARGLRETYPGVEVVGVELDAEVVRLGRAHFDLPSEVEVHVGDARAFLASDTRQYDVILVDAFRFPYVPFHLTTREFAAAVAARLKPGGVACFNVGRYAQERAVVEAVGATLATVFPEVRAADARNHSNTLLFAGAPGLADRLAARTASLPASLRPLAERVAGELKPVPEGEPLTDDKAPVEWLTDAILLRALSSGEKLQ
- the chrA gene encoding chromate efflux transporter is translated as MSPSLSPQGGLPSSPASPVDRATSLRELAVLFLRLGTFAFGGPAAHIAMMEDEVVRRRGWLSREEFVDLLGATNLIPGPNSTELAIHIGHRRAGWPGLLVAGACFILPAFFMVAAIAWAYTRFGTLPKVDAVLHGVKAVIIAVVAQALWGLLRAVVRTPLVACVGAAAVAAAFMGVNELLLLLLSGLAVLAWRGMERQRPGAPRAGVAPLWPLLSLGATTATAAAPFTLHGLFLFFVKVGSVLYGSGYVLLAFLRTGLVERYGWLTEAQLLDAVAVGQVTPGPVFTTATFIGYVMGGPSGAVVATAGIFLPAFVFVALSGPLVPRLRRSWVAGAFLDGVNVASLALMAVVTWQLGRAVLVSPLPVALAAVAAVLLIRYRVNSAWLVMGGGCVGVLAAGGLSAG
- the maiA gene encoding maleylacetoacetate isomerase gives rise to the protein MTGLRLYSYWRSSASWRVRIGLHLKGLKFDYVPVHLVKDGGEQNSAAYRAVNPMRTLPTLEWTEADGSVRRLSQSLPVLEYLDERFPAPALLPADAFLRAKSRMLAEMVNSGIQPLQNLSVMQHVKQALDADDKAWSAYWNTRGLEALEAAVQSTVGRFCVGDAVSLADVCLVPQLYGARRFGVDLSPYPTLLRIEAECQALPAFQAAQADRQPDAVPA
- a CDS encoding fumarylacetoacetate hydrolase family protein, with the protein product MKLATLKDGTRDGRLIVVKRDNTAYALATNVALTLQAALDDWETKEPQLRALDAQLEAGTVQSRPLDVSALHAPLPRAYEWVDGSAYLNHVILVRKARGAEPPETLKTDPLVYQGGSGDFLAPTADIPLADEAWGLDFEGEVCAILGDTPQGTKAENAAPHVKLLMLANDVSLRNLIPNELAKGFGFFQSKPATAFSPFAVTPDELGAAWHDGRIHLRLRSVLNGQQVGDTDAGPEMHFSFFDLIQHLCKTRSYTAGTILGSGTVSNADRERGISCLAERRMIETIEQGAPKTPFMKPGDTIDIEMTDAEGRSVFGRISQKVVKVP
- a CDS encoding STAS/SEC14 domain-containing protein; translation: MPFQITVHSQDRILEVVYPPQVTTADLAEYLADVKKAINDLAGEWSALVDQSQLRVMPSDVVTAMASLNAFAQLHGMKRSARVVSDAPSGLQAWRMTKRAMLSIPTRTFETRGEALQWLRDPDAD